TGTGGGTGGGGAGGAGGGCTAGAGTGATATTTGCCTCGAGCAAAGGCCCCTACTTGTGGGGATAAGGAAGATTAAAATGACAGACAAGGGGAGTCATAGTGTATCTCCTTTGAACACCATTCCTCTTCCCCCTCAGGTGGAGACTGGATGTGAGatgccccctccttccctcccccagagactgggGACCCTTATAATTTGGATTCCCACATTCCCTTTATGGGGATCCCTTATGAAGATGGAAAGACTAGGACATTGGGAAGTTTTGTCAAGGAGTTGTGGGGGCAGATAGAGGGTAAACTTGGTTGGGGGGGAGAGCTGGTAAGTCTCAAccctacaccccccccccaaaaaaaaagctaCCTGTTTCTGGGAACCTGCTGGATGTATACAGTGGCCCTAGTGCTGTGACCCCAGCTGTCCCTGTCAGCAATTCCTGCCCTGCTGAGCTGACCAGTATCAAGCAAGAGATCTCTGGTGAGCCTTTGTCCTTCTCCAGTGCTTTATATTCATGTACTCCAGAATCCATGACCCAAgtagtggggagaggggaggaattcAAGGACTGGGATACAGGGGAGCATCTGAAACATCTAATGGAAAATAGAATTGGGGGGCTGTTGGGGAGGTCAGTGTTTGTGGGTGAGCATTAGGGCAAGTAGTAGTTATGTGTGTATGGGGAGGGGGGGCTCCCTTCCTTGACTTTGTTCCTCTTCATCCCTTCTCTGCAGAGAACGAGGCAAAGGCCTTACTGAAGGAGCGGCAGAAGAAGGACAATCATAACCTTAGTGAGCCTTGGGGGAGACTGGGGCTAGGGACTCATTAGAGGGCTGGCTCTGATAGCCCTGACAGACCACATGGCTctaatttttaacccttttccCAGTTGAGCGGCGGAGACGGTTTAATATCAATGACCGGATCAAGGAGCTGGGCACCCTGATCCCCAAGTCCAATGACCCGTGAGTTCTTCTGGGGACAGAAATGGCTCTGAAATCTTGGCTCCTTGGGCTTGGGGAAAGATTTTCTCCCTTTAATACAGGATATGTGCCCTAACGCAAGGCCCTAAGCCTCCCTGGGCCAATAGTTTTTCTCCATTCATGAAATGAATGCTGGGACCTGATAATATCTACTCatttcagaggagaaaacaagGGTGCTGAAAACAGGAAAATTGGAGgcaagatctgggtttgaatcatgACTGCTACTTATTACTTTCAgcatgttcttccctctttttttttttaaataaaagagggTTTCATTAGCCAGTGTTTGACATTCCAGCTCTGCCTAATCTCCTGCTATCAGTTTTGTTGCTGTTGAAtaattttcagtcctgtctgactcttcgtgacctcttttggagttttctcCATAGACACAcagtagtggtttgccattgtctTCTTTAGCCCATTTTCCAAAGGAGGAAACTAGGCAAATTGAgtgcagtgacttgtccagggtctcactgCTATTAAGtgcctgaactcaggtcttcctgactctgcttggctacctagctgtcccatcaATACCAGCCTTCCTATTGATCCCCCCAGAGCCTAGGAGCTGGGAGAGTAGAATGTTTTCAAAGACTTGGGCACTGGTCCTTTGACTCCTTGTTTGATGGTCTAGGGAAATCCGATTGAACAAGGGAACCATCCTCAAGGCCTCAGTGGACTATATCCGAAAACTGCAGAAGGAGCAGCAGAGAGCCAAGGACTTAGAGAACCGCCAGCGGGTGCTGGAGCAAGCCAACCGAAGCCTGCAGCTTCGAGTCCAGGTGGGGCTGcctgcttcccttcccttcccttcccttcccttcccttcccttcctcaccAGAGGTGGGTGGAGGTTGGGGTGAACCTGGCTTTGGAAGATGGGAGAAAACAAAACCTTCTAGAATtcaggatggggtggggggaggagaagaggagggtcATGATTACAAGAGGAAGTTGGCACAGGAAGAACATGggagattttgtttttgttttttaaaactgagATGGGAGTTTTGATAGTGCTTCTGATACAAGGTTTGTGATCATGGATGATCACATGACCTGTCTCAGCGAGTGGAGATAATTGTAGCCTCTATCATGAGGGTGGTCAGGAGCCTATCTGGAAGAGGGGGTGGCAGTTTCTGAGTTTGAGAGTGATGGTGCCTTCTAGCTTTCTGCCCCTTCCAGGAACTGGAACTCCAAGCACAGATCCACGGCCTGCCCTTGTCCCCTGCCCCCAAGGCCGATCCATCTGAATGCAGCGGTCCACCCCCACTACCCCCACCTCCTGAAGCCCTCCTGGATCTGCACTTTCCTGGGGACCCCTTGGGGGAGTTGGGCgaagatcccttccagctggGCTTGGAGGACATTctgatggaggaggaggaggcagcggCGGCGGGTGCGCTGGGCCCGAGTCCAGGTGGTGGGCTGTCCCCGCTGCGGGCCGCCACCGACCCCTTGCTCTCCTCAGTCTCTCCGGCCCAGTCGAAAGGAAGCAGCAGCCGCAGGAGCAGTTTCAGTATGGAGGAGGAGTCCTGATGAAGCCCCGCCTCCCGGGAGTCCCCTGGCGCCGACGCAGAAATTCCCAACTCCCCCTTAACACTTCACTCCGCACTTCCCACTCCCCTTGGCGAGATAGGGGGCGAGCCTTGGAATGAAGGCGGGCTGCCTCCTGTCGGCCCCTCTCCTCTCCTAGGACCCGCAGGAGCCCCATGTTAACTCTGGGGGGGTTGCCGACCGGGACGGGGGCAGCAGGGTGGGTAACGACCCGCGGGTTCTACTTCTCTTGGCAGACAATAAAACATGGCTAAACTTTGTTAAAACGTTGTGAAGTCGGTCCGTCCTTTtcgagggagaagggggagggagaaggcgCCCCGCTTCGCTTAGTACCGGGAGACGGGCAGCATTGACAGGTTGGTAGGCCTGGCACAGGGCGGCCCCGGCCTCGCTCCTTCCGGTCTTTAAAACTCCAGGCCTAAGGCCGCGCAAGCAAGACTTCCGGCGTAAGGAGCCGTCGGCCTTCCCAGCAAGCTCTTCTCCTGTCGGACGCCACCAAAAGCCGagtgacgggggggggggggggggggaggtgagagaggaagagactcaGGACTTCAACGTCTTGGCCCGTCCCTCCGCGCAACGCCCTTCCCTCTGTAACCCTCTGCCATTGGTAGCGGCCCACCTTCCGGGAGTCGTTGCCCAGCTGAGACGGCTGCGCCTGCGCACACGGCGCCGGAGGCGGCGGCCGGGGGCTGGAACATGGCGCAGGCTCTTTCCGAGGAGGAGTTTCAACGGATGCAGGTGGCTGGAGGCGAGGCGCAGAGGCTTGGGAAGAGCTGGGTATCGGCTGGTACCGGCCGGGAGGAAGAGGGCGGGGAGTGCCTACGAATTTTACGGGAGGAGCCCGTAAGGGGctcgggggtggggtgggggtggggtggtatCTAATGCTTCGAGAGGGATCGTTCTGGGGGCGGGGCCAGCGTGCTCCAGCGAATAAAGGTCCAATGGCGGTCGGGGGTGGGTGGGCTCAGTAGGGCTCTGAATGGAAGGGCGGCCAATAGTCGTTCAAGGAAAGAACTAAGAGGTGGGGTTCCCAGTAAGAGTCTGTGGAGGACACCGAGGACGGGATGACCAATTGAGATGCCGGGAGGGCTGTGGAGGGACTTGGCACCCATGGGACCGGAAGAGACTACGGAGTGGTGCCAAAGAGTGGCTCCGTTCCGTTCTGGAAAAagctaccccccaccccccgtggcTGTGTGACTGGCCGTCTCTTCTGCACCAGCAGATGGGCACGGGGAGGAGGTGGTGGGGAGGAGGTGGTAGTGACGGGTGGCAGAGAAGTCCGGGGCCGGTGTAAAAGGTCAGACCCGGAAGGGAGTGGGCAGACGGTACTGAGGAAAATGGGGGACCCTTGTCACGCCTCAGGCCCAATTACTGGAGCTTCGGACTCAGAACTACCAGCTGTCAGATGAGCTGCGGAAAAATGGCGTTGGTGAGGCTTCGGGGAAGAAGGGGGCAGGGTGAGGGGGACAGACCCCTGTATCGAGGCCTAATCCAGGGGATCGGCCATGCAGTGTCTGAGGTTCCCCGGGGTGGGACTGTGGAGTGCAGTCAGCCTCCAGCATTCAAGCCCCGGACAAACGGCCCCTCCTTGTTTTCTCCGTCTTCAGAGCTCACTTCCCTCCGGCAGAGAGTTGTGTTCCTGGATAAGGAGTTGGCCCGAGCCCAGAAGGTGGTCAGGATAGCCTCAGCCTCCCTCACCATCCTCAGTGGTCTTCATGCTGTTCCACCTCTCGATCTCAAGTTGttcccctcccccagtctctCAGTTTCTATTTCAAGTTATTCTCTCTTACAGTAGTTTTTCCCCTCAGcctccccatctccctcctcTGTCCTCTACTCTCCAGTTTCTCCTTCAATCTCCCGCCCCCCAGGTTTTTGCTTGTTTTCCATTCTCTTAGGCTCCTTCTCACCCCCATTCTTGTTCCATAGTGATTTCTCTTGTGAccaattcttctctttctctttcttttgtcttccagGCCCTGAGCAAGAGCAAGAAAGCCCAGGTGAGGAGGGCTTGAAGGGCTAAGAACTGGGCAGCCAGGGGCACTGGTTAGACAGAGGCAATTTCAGAGCATACATTTTATCAGCTCTCACCTGGAGGAGAAAACTGGGTCCTCTGACTTACTGTGCTGTTGGACCAGGTTATAGTCTCCCTGGGATCCCAGTCTCTCCCATCAGCGAAATATAAGAGGATGAGGAAGGAGGTTTGGACAGGATGAATCTCTAAACATTCTTCTGGGTTTGAGATTCCGGGATTCCAGGAAGCCCAAGTGCTCCATCAGTGCCCCGccccctttttaaacccttaccttccttccgtcttagaatcaagtagtaagggctaggcaagggggtcaagtgacccccttgtttgaggacagatttgaacccaggacctcccatctctaggcctggctctcaatccactgagatatccagctgcaccccccccccaccccccccccagtccctCTTAATAGTCAACTAAATAGAGTGAAACAAAAACCCAGGAATGTGTTTTGGGAAGAACAGacgtggggtggggggtggcaaGGCAAAGGGCCTGGTAGGTGTCAGTGCCAACAGTGCCCccagaaaggatctcagagagGGTTGTCTGTGCATGTGTGTATCTTTCTTTGCCTCTATCCTTCTCATCCCTTGATATTGATTGTCCTTTTACATGTTTCATATCTACATGTGTTCTGTCTGCTCCTTcctatgcatgcatatatgtgcacATCTCTGCATGTTCCAGGAAGTGGAAGGCCTGCTAAATGAGAACCAGATGCTTCAGGGGAAACTTCATAGCCAGGAAGATGACTTCCGGCTGCAGAACAGCACTCTTCTTCAAGAGCTCAGCAAGGTCTGGGATCCTGGGGCTAGGACACTGAGGGGCCTGGATGGGGCTTTGCAGGCAAAACTGCCAGGCCTACCCTCTCCTCTGCCTGCTTCATGGGGTTGACAAGGAAAGACCTGAAAGGGCCACTTTCTCCTTCAGCTTTGTGCCCAGATTGAGCAGTTGGAACAAGAGAATCAACAACTTAAGGAAGGCTCCCTGGGCCCAGGGCCTCCAAACACAGCCAGCAGCCCAGTGGATGGGGAGCTTCTGCGCCTGCAGGCAGAGAACACAGCCCTCCAGAGGAATGTTACAGGTAGGAGGAACCTGGAGTCCTGCTGGGTGGTGAAATGAAGAGCCAAGCTCCCCTGAGGAGGTAGCAGGGGCTTAACTCCCCACTTCTGCTCAGCCCTACAGGAACGCTATGAGAAAGAGCAGACTAGTCCCCCACCTCAGCCAGAAACTGCTGGAGAGGATGAGTCAAAGGGCTGTGGGGACCCTCCAGGGGGCCCAGTAGCCCCATCCCTGTTGGCAGAGACTGAACTGAAGTGGGAggtggaaaaggaggagaagagacTACTTCGAGAGCGTCTACAGGGGCTTGAGGTAAACCTTGGGCCtaggggtggggaaggggccAAAGAGTTCCTTTTGTAGCCATGAGTAGGAGCTCCCAGTCTTGAGGGGGTCAGGTCACCAGAGTTGGCATATGTCTACAGAGCTCGAAGCAGGCCGAGACAGCAAAGCTACAGGAGGAGGTAGCCAAGGTGGGACTTTGCCCGGCACCTTGATGGCAGGAGGCCAGAGCTGGTGTCCAACAACAACCACCACCCCCACACTGCGtgcccttctcccacccccacctcccattCCCCCCAGTTCCCTGGCACTTTATCTTCTCCTTCCTTGCCCATGGCACCAAACCATTTAGGCCCTATTGCTGTGTCACCTGCCCCTGGTTCCTTTTGGCTCTGGTGAGTTCTTATCTTCTCCTCCCCAAATTCCAGCTGATCTATTGTTGCATATGGGTCCTTTCCATACCAGAGCTTGGGCTCTAGGGCTTTCAGGGGGAGCCCCTCCTTGTTCCTAGTCCTGGCCCAGGCTTCTGTCACTTCCGACTTCCCCAGGCCCTCATGTAGGCTTCATTCTATCCTGAGGCCAGGGGCCCGGCACCCATGGCCTTTCTGTTCCACAGCTGTCGGAGAAGCTTAAGAAGAAACAGGAGAGGTACATGGGGACCTCTTGAGAGCTGGGGCTTCagggagggaccccaggagagGGGTCAGAAGCTGCCcagcccttttccctctcttttttttagcttCTTACGCCTGCAGACAGAGAAGGAGGCTTTATACAATGACAGCAGGTATGGGACTGTGCCTGGCTGGGAAGACCTAAGGGAGCCAGAAAACCAGGCTTTTAGCTGATCCCcacctgatctctctctctccacaggaaCAAAATAGAAGAACTCCGTCAGCACCAAGAAGCAGATCTCAAAGCACAGCTCTTGCGAACTCAGAAGCTGCAGCAGGAACTTCAGGCTGCCAACCAGGTCACTCATGGTTTGAGGAgaagtggagaaggaaggaggcagagagCCTTGAGATCTGACTTTGCTTTTCCCTCTCCTGTCCAGAGCCTCGCCGAGCTGAGAGAACAATGTCAGACTGAGCGCCAGGACCATGCCAGTGCCCTGCGGACCCTACAGGACCAGGTATGGTGAAACAGTGTGGGTCTCTCCATTGGTGAAAATCTGAATCTATCAGCCACGCAcccaggggaggggaggggtggggggaggggagggaatggtCCAGtatttgtgtctctttttctctttctcctctcttctgtgGATCCCTCTGTGTTTTCTCCCCTACCTTGGCACTCCTGGGGCTCCAGGCAGCCTGCCAGAGTGCAGACTCTCAAGAGCAGGTACAGGCACTTTTGGCAGAGAATGATGCCCTGCGGACCAACCTGGCTGCCCTGGAGCAGGTATTGGGGCTGGGGCGCCCTCCCTCTCCATGTGGCTCTGCCTCTGGCTTTTGGCATCTTCCCTTTTGTGTGTGCGAGaaatctccctcttcccccttgctctccttgttctttttcttggTATCCATGGGATGGCCCACTTAGGCCCCTTTGCCTCCCTGGGCCCCCTCAGATCCAGACAGCCAAGACCCAGGAGCTGTGTGTCTTGCGGGAGCAGACTGCTGGCCTGGTCACTGAGCTGCAGCAGCGCCAGGCAGAGTTTGAGGCCCTGGCAGGCCAGAGAGATGACCTTAGCTCCCAGCTCCAAGTGAGTGATTTCTGCTCCCTGCCCTCTCCTCCCTAGTTCTAGGGACAGTATTTAGGGTTCTAATTGGTTTGGATCCTTAATACTCTTCAGGAATCACAGCGGGCAAACGAACGGATTCTGGAACAGCTTCAAGTTCTAGGGCAGGAGAAAGAGCACACCAGTCGGGAACTGGAGGAGGCCCGGAAGGTGAATGGGAACCTCAGGAAGGGTGGGTTCTTGAGGGGCACAGACCTTGGAGGTGGGGCTGGTAATTTTCTGGAATATTATTGGAGGGAATCTTAGTGATTCTAGGAAAAATCTGAGGGTCTGACAATAATTTATGGGTTTTTTGGCTTTGATGCTGGTTTTTCAGAGACTCTGGGGTCTTGGTAGGTTTGGGACACTTTGGAGGCAATCCCAGGGACTTGGGGCATCCACAGACCTTTTAGGATATTCCAACTTAAGGGAATGTCTGGGTTTTCTGGCTTTCAAAAAAGGGAAGTTGGTGGGTTCTGCAGGCTAGAAGCATGAGGTTTAAATGCCAGACCTGGTAACCTCATTAATAAAAGAAtggtcagggcagctaggtggtggcacagtggagagatgCCAGGCTTCGAGTCAGctttggcctcagagacttcctagttgtgtgaccctaggcaagtcacttaagctcactTGGCTAGCccttgcttttctgccttaagaGCTGAACCTAAAGCAGAAGGCAAAATGGGAAGAACAGTGGCCACAAAGGGGCAGCGGCAAAACCCAGTTGAACCAGACTCACTGGGCTTCCTTTTTTGACTAGGCAGAGTTTGGTCTGTCTGAGCAGCTCCCAAAGCCTCTTGAGCTCTTCTGATGGGAAAGGTGAAGAGATAGGAGGGGCAGGCCAAGAGGGGAGGAAAGTTGGCTGCATTTGGGGAGCCAGTCTCACTAAGGGCCATGAGGAGAAGCTGGGCTCCCAGGACAGAAGGGAGTAGGGGGGCCTTGGGAGCCCAGCCCAGGCCAGCTGTGTCTTAAAGAGTGCTGAAAAGAGGAAGGCCCTCCTGGATGAGGTGGCAGCTGAGGCGCTACAGGAGAAGTCAAGGCAcaaggaagagctgggttcagcCAGGCTGCAGGCGGAAAAAGATGTGCTGGCAGTGAGGGCCCGCTATGAGCGGGAGCTCCGGCAGCTTCACGATGGCCGGCGGCGGCAAGAGGAGGAGCTCCGGGCCCAGATCCGCGAAGAGAAGGTGACATGGGCTTCCCTCCCATCATCAAGGAGAGCTGTAATTGTCTTCTACTTAGGGTGGACACGAAGAGATCCTTtagcagaggagggagggagagggggaaagtatTTTAACTGGGGGATGTCGAGGGCAAAGGCCCACTATAGAGTGTGCAGAAAGGGAGCTGGAATAAAGATGGAGTACGTGGTGTCTGACTTGCAACAGCCTCTCAATGTCAACTGGAAGTGTTCACATTTGACCCTGGGGACGCCACTGGAGTTCATTGAGGCAGGGAGTTCAAGAGATTGCTCTGGTGGCAGAATGGAGGAGAGATTGGAGAGAGGGGTTGGACACGGATGTGAGGGAAGGGAGCAAGTTgggaggaatggaatggaatactcCATTTGGGATCCTTTGTGCTGGTGCCCTGTGTGTGGTGGATCGTGTACTGATGTTACCCAGGACTCTTGTCCCATCAGGCTCGGACTCGGGAGCTGGAGAGTTTACAGCAGATGGTGGAGGAGTTGCGGGCCCAGTTGCAGTCTATGGAGGGAGCCA
Above is a genomic segment from Monodelphis domestica isolate mMonDom1 chromosome X, mMonDom1.pri, whole genome shotgun sequence containing:
- the GRIPAP1 gene encoding GRIP1-associated protein 1 isoform X2 encodes the protein MAQALSEEEFQRMQAQLLELRTQNYQLSDELRKNGVELTSLRQRVVFLDKELARAQKALSKSKKAQEVEGLLNENQMLQGKLHSQEDDFRLQNSTLLQELSKLCAQIEQLEQENQQLKEGSLGPGPPNTASSPVDGELLRLQAENTALQRNVTALQERYEKEQTSPPPQPETAGEDESKGCGDPPGGPVAPSLLAETELKWEVEKEEKRLLRERLQGLESSKQAETAKLQEEVAKLSEKLKKKQESFLRLQTEKEALYNDSRNKIEELRQHQEADLKAQLLRTQKLQQELQAANQSLAELREQCQTERQDHASALRTLQDQAACQSADSQEQVQALLAENDALRTNLAALEQIQTAKTQELCVLREQTAGLVTELQQRQAEFEALAGQRDDLSSQLQESQRANERILEQLQVLGQEKEHTSRELEEARKSAEKRKALLDEVAAEALQEKSRHKEELGSARLQAEKDVLAVRARYERELRQLHDGRRRQEEELRAQIREEKARTRELESLQQMVEELRAQLQSMEGAKGWFERRLKEAEEALEEQHQGHEENLRAEEERHKAELQRMEEEVQAVEGQLREAEALRAGHLDTIAQLQQEVKDVADGQRILEKKGSASLKDLKRQLQLERKRADKLQERLQELLTNSKNRSGFEELVLSEMSSPSRAQTGDSSSISSFSYREILREKEGSAAPARSSSGSPPGPARPAELSDEEVAELFERLAETQQEKWMLEEKVKHLEVSSASMAEDLCRKSAIIETYVMDSRIDVSGPSGHTDRSGLGSVLRDLVKPGDENLREMNKKLQNMLEEQLTKNLHLHKDMEVLSQEIVRLSKECVGGAEAAPSVSGEAS
- the GRIPAP1 gene encoding GRIP1-associated protein 1 isoform X6 yields the protein MAQALSEEEFQRMQAQLLELRTQNYQLSDELRKNGVELTSLRQRVVFLDKELARAQKALSKSKKAQEVEGLLNENQMLQGKLHSQEDDFRLQNSTLLQELSKLCAQIEQLEQENQQLKEGSLGPGPPNTASSPVDGELLRLQAENTALQRNVTALQERYEKEQTSPPPQPETAGEDESKGCGDPPGGPVAPSLLAETELKWEVEKEEKRLLRERLQGLESSKQAETAKLQEEVAKLSEKLKKKQESFLRLQTEKEALYNDSRNKIEELRQHQEADLKAQLLRTQKLQQELQAANQSLAELREQCQTERQDHASALRTLQDQIQTAKTQELCVLREQTAGLVTELQQRQAEFEALAGQRDDLSSQLQESQRANERILEQLQVLGQEKEHTSRELEEARKSAEKRKALLDEVAAEALQEKSRHKEELGSARLQAEKDVLAVRARYERELRQLHDGRRRQEEELRAQIREEKARTRELESLQQMVEELRAQLQSMEGAKGWFERRLKEAEEALEEQHQGHEENLRAEEERHKAELQRMEEEVQAVEGQLREAEALRAGHLDTIAQLQQEVKDVADGQRILEKKGSASLKDLKRQLQLERKRADKLQERLQELLTNSKNRSGFEELVLSEMSSPSRAQTGDSSSISSFSYREILREKEGSAAPARSSSGSPPGPARPAELSDEEVAELFERLAETQQEKWMLEEKVKHLEVSSASMAEDLCRKSAIIETYVMDSRIDVSGPSGHTDRSGLGSVLRDLVKPGDENLREMNKKLQNMLEEQLTKNLHLHKDMEVLSQEIVRLSKECVGGAEAAPSVSGEAS
- the GRIPAP1 gene encoding GRIP1-associated protein 1 isoform X4 is translated as MAQALSEEEFQRMQAQLLELRTQNYQLSDELRKNGVELTSLRQRVVFLDKELARAQKALSKSKKAQEVEGLLNENQMLQGKLHSQEDDFRLQNSTLLQELSKLCAQIEQLEQENQQLKEGSLGPGPPNTASSPVDGELLRLQAENTALQRNVTALQERYEKEQTSPPPQPETAGEDESKGCGDPPGGPVAPSLLAETELKWEVEKEEKRLLRERLQGLELSEKLKKKQESFLRLQTEKEALYNDSRNKIEELRQHQEADLKAQLLRTQKLQQELQAANQSLAELREQCQTERQDHASALRTLQDQAACQSADSQEQVQALLAENDALRTNLAALEQIQTAKTQELCVLREQTAGLVTELQQRQAEFEALAGQRDDLSSQLQESQRANERILEQLQVLGQEKEHTSRELEEARKSAEKRKALLDEVAAEALQEKSRHKEELGSARLQAEKDVLAVRARYERELRQLHDGRRRQEEELRAQIREEKARTRELESLQQMVEELRAQLQSMEGAKGWFERRLKEAEEALEEQHQGHEENLRAEEERHKAELQRMEEEVQAVEGQLREAEALRAGHLDTIAQLQQEVKDVADGQRILEKKGSASLKDLKRQLQLERKRADKLQERLQELLTNSKNRSGFEELVLSEMSSPSRAQTGDSSSISSFSYREILREKEGSAAPARSSSGSPPGPARPAELSDEEVAELFERLAETQQEKWMLEEKVKHLEVSSASMAEDLCRKSAIIETYVMDSRIDVSGPSGHTDRSGLGSVLRDLVKPGDENLREMNKKLQNMLEEQLTKNLHLHKDMEVLSQEIVRLSKECVGGAEAAPSVSGEAS
- the GRIPAP1 gene encoding GRIP1-associated protein 1 isoform X8 gives rise to the protein MAQALSEEEFQRMQAQLLELRTQNYQLSDELRKNGVELTSLRQRVVFLDKELARAQKALSKSKKAQEVEGLLNENQMLQGKLHSQEDDFRLQNSTLLQELSKLCAQIEQLEQENQQLKEGSLGPGPPNTASSPVDGELLRLQAENTALQRNVTALQERYEKEQTSPPPQPETAGEDESKGCGDPPGGPVAPSLLAETELKWEVEKEEKRLLRERLQGLELSEKLKKKQESFLRLQTEKEALYNDSRNKIEELRQHQEADLKAQLLRTQKLQQELQAANQSLAELREQCQTERQDHASALRTLQDQIQTAKTQELCVLREQTAGLVTELQQRQAEFEALAGQRDDLSSQLQESQRANERILEQLQVLGQEKEHTSRELEEARKSAEKRKALLDEVAAEALQEKSRHKEELGSARLQAEKDVLAVRARYERELRQLHDGRRRQEEELRAQIREEKARTRELESLQQMVEELRAQLQSMEGAKGWFERRLKEAEEALEEQHQGHEENLRAEEERHKAELQRMEEEVQAVEGQLREAEALRAGHLDTIAQLQQEVKDVADGQRILEKKGSASLKDLKRQLQLERKRADKLQERLQELLTNSKNRSGFEELVLSEMSSPSRAQTGDSSSISSFSYREILREKEGSAAPARSSSGSPPGPARPAELSDEEVAELFERLAETQQEKWMLEEKVKHLEVSSASMAEDLCRKSAIIETYVMDSRIDVSGPSGHTDRSGLGSVLRDLVKPGDENLREMNKKLQNMLEEQLTKNLHLHKDMEVLSQEIVRLSKECVGGAEAAPSVSGEAS
- the GRIPAP1 gene encoding GRIP1-associated protein 1 isoform X1; the protein is MAQALSEEEFQRMQVAGGEAQRLGKSWAQLLELRTQNYQLSDELRKNGVELTSLRQRVVFLDKELARAQKALSKSKKAQEVEGLLNENQMLQGKLHSQEDDFRLQNSTLLQELSKLCAQIEQLEQENQQLKEGSLGPGPPNTASSPVDGELLRLQAENTALQRNVTALQERYEKEQTSPPPQPETAGEDESKGCGDPPGGPVAPSLLAETELKWEVEKEEKRLLRERLQGLESSKQAETAKLQEEVAKLSEKLKKKQESFLRLQTEKEALYNDSRNKIEELRQHQEADLKAQLLRTQKLQQELQAANQSLAELREQCQTERQDHASALRTLQDQAACQSADSQEQVQALLAENDALRTNLAALEQIQTAKTQELCVLREQTAGLVTELQQRQAEFEALAGQRDDLSSQLQESQRANERILEQLQVLGQEKEHTSRELEEARKSAEKRKALLDEVAAEALQEKSRHKEELGSARLQAEKDVLAVRARYERELRQLHDGRRRQEEELRAQIREEKARTRELESLQQMVEELRAQLQSMEGAKGWFERRLKEAEEALEEQHQGHEENLRAEEERHKAELQRMEEEVQAVEGQLREAEALRAGHLDTIAQLQQEVKDVADGQRILEKKGSASLKDLKRQLQLERKRADKLQERLQELLTNSKNRSGFEELVLSEMSSPSRAQTGDSSSISSFSYREILREKEGSAAPARSSSGSPPGPARPAELSDEEVAELFERLAETQQEKWMLEEKVKHLEVSSASMAEDLCRKSAIIETYVMDSRIDVSGPSGHTDRSGLGSVLRDLVKPGDENLREMNKKLQNMLEEQLTKNLHLHKDMEVLSQEIVRLSKECVGGAEAAPSVSGEAS
- the GRIPAP1 gene encoding GRIP1-associated protein 1 isoform X3 produces the protein MAQALSEEEFQRMQVAGGEAQRLGKSWAQLLELRTQNYQLSDELRKNGVELTSLRQRVVFLDKELARAQKALSKSKKAQEVEGLLNENQMLQGKLHSQEDDFRLQNSTLLQELSKLCAQIEQLEQENQQLKEGSLGPGPPNTASSPVDGELLRLQAENTALQRNVTALQERYEKEQTSPPPQPETAGEDESKGCGDPPGGPVAPSLLAETELKWEVEKEEKRLLRERLQGLELSEKLKKKQESFLRLQTEKEALYNDSRNKIEELRQHQEADLKAQLLRTQKLQQELQAANQSLAELREQCQTERQDHASALRTLQDQAACQSADSQEQVQALLAENDALRTNLAALEQIQTAKTQELCVLREQTAGLVTELQQRQAEFEALAGQRDDLSSQLQESQRANERILEQLQVLGQEKEHTSRELEEARKSAEKRKALLDEVAAEALQEKSRHKEELGSARLQAEKDVLAVRARYERELRQLHDGRRRQEEELRAQIREEKARTRELESLQQMVEELRAQLQSMEGAKGWFERRLKEAEEALEEQHQGHEENLRAEEERHKAELQRMEEEVQAVEGQLREAEALRAGHLDTIAQLQQEVKDVADGQRILEKKGSASLKDLKRQLQLERKRADKLQERLQELLTNSKNRSGFEELVLSEMSSPSRAQTGDSSSISSFSYREILREKEGSAAPARSSSGSPPGPARPAELSDEEVAELFERLAETQQEKWMLEEKVKHLEVSSASMAEDLCRKSAIIETYVMDSRIDVSGPSGHTDRSGLGSVLRDLVKPGDENLREMNKKLQNMLEEQLTKNLHLHKDMEVLSQEIVRLSKECVGGAEAAPSVSGEAS